The Setaria viridis chromosome 6, Setaria_viridis_v4.0, whole genome shotgun sequence genome contains a region encoding:
- the LOC140223224 gene encoding protein neprosin-like, translated as MGTGWWMEFACYHEYMDLLGTSVVACLYSAALFRRLMGKRIRWPPQPRVKLRLAPQLSNCSRKRVRARRSAVPEQDEMALERELMMLNKPYVKSFKDKYGVVFYCIDMYKQPAFDHPLLKNHKLQVTKRANCERIRVHPQESCPDGTVLIRRTLKQHLVNASVSLPRFRPQKDHSEIPGQHFAQLLVDSVEGSKFQAAGANMEVDNVAVPAGQVSSAQILLVDDSCHSSVVSVVQSGWSEQSIHKQGDSQTRFMTLWTADDCRMTGCLNTLCRGFVVVSQTAAPAIVLRPGFAGISISKDGLTGNWQVFLNQEMVGYFPKELINNMAGATQVQMGGITYAPPSQKSPPMGTRVAPVPGKVTLASKFAQGQGAGR; from the exons ATGGGGACTGGATGGTGGATGGAGTTCGCCTGCTACCACGAGTACATGGACCTTCTCGGCACATCCGTGGTGGCCTGCCTCTACTCCGCCGCGCTGTTCAGACGTTTGATGGGCAAAAGGATAAGATGGCCCCCGCAGCCGAGGGTGAAGCTGCGGTTGGCTCCCCAGCTGTCGAACTGCTCCAGAAAGCGCGTT AGGGCACGAAGATCAGCCGTCCCTGAACAAGACGAGATGGCCCTGGAGAGAGAGCTCATGATGCTCAACAAACCCTATGTCAAATCCTTTAAG GACAAGTACGGTGTAGTTTTTTACTGCATCGACATGTACAAGCAGCCTGCGTTCGATCATCCACTGCTCAAGAACCACAAACTTCAGGTCACAAAAAGAGCCAATT GCGAGCGGATTCGTGTTCATCCGCAAGAAAGTTGCCCTGACGGAACTGTTCTGATACGGCGAACTCTGAAGCAACATCTTGTAAATGCAAGCGTGTCTCTGCCGAGGTTCAGACCACAAAAGGATCACAGTGAAATTCCTGGGCAGCAT TTCGCCCAGCTGCTGGTAGACAGCGTGGAAGGCTCCAAGTTCCAAGCGGCTGGCGCGAACATGGAGGTGGACAACGTCGCTGTTCCAGCAGGCCAAGTTTCGTCAGCTCAAATCCTGCTCGTCGACGATAGCTGCCACTCTAGCGTAGTCAGCGTCGTACAATCTGGATGGAGTGAGCA GTCGATCCACAAACAAGGAGACAGTCAAACACGTTTCATGACTCTTTGGACG GCTGACGACTGCAGAATGACTGGCTGCTTGAACACGCTCTGCCGGGGCTTTGTGGTCGTGAGCCAAACTGCTGCTCCTGCTATAGTCCTTCGACCTGGATTTGCTGGTATCAGTATATCCA AGGATGGCCTGACCGGCAACTGGCAAGTGTTCCTCAACCAAGAGATGGTCGGCTACTTCCCCAAGGAGCTCATCAACAACATGGCCGGTGCCACTCAGGTGCAGATGGGAGGGATCACCTATGCGCCACCAAGCCAGAAGAGCCCGCCCATGGGCACCAGAGTGGCGCCGGTGCCCGGCAAGGTTACCCTTGCCTCCAAGTTCGCGCAGGGCCAGGGTGCAGGGCGCTAA